The Actinocorallia herbida DNA window TCGCGTTCCAGCGCCCCGAGGCCGACGGCGACCGCGTGCACGATCGCCCACCAGTCGTCGCCGTCGGGTTCCGCGACGGCGAGGCCGCGCCGTCCCAGCTCGACCACGGCGTGGTGGCAGCCGCGCTCCTGGCACCACTCGACGGCCGCGCGGATCGCCGCGGACCCGTCCGCCGGGCCGTCCCAGAACGGCGCGGGCGCGGACCCCGCGGCGGGATCGGGCAGGTCGCAGACGACGACGGTGAGGTCGGGCACACGCCGGACGAGCACGTCGACGATCTCGCGGTCGGCCGGGTCGGCGGCGGCGTACCCGGTGACGAGGAAGGCGGCGGGCCCGGCGAGCGCGTCGCGGACGAACTCGGCGAAGCCGTTGGCGACGCGCAGGGTCCGCTGCGGCGCGGGGATGAGGATCCGCTCCGGCCGCGGGACCGTGTCCGACAGGGTCGCCCGGGCCAGCGGGACGGGCAGGTCCGGGGCTATCGCGCGCAGTTCGATGTCGCGGGCGGCGATCAGTTCGGCCGGCGCCCGGGGGAACAGCGCTCGGGCGAGCACCGCCGCGGCGGCGTACGGGCCTCCGGTGCCGCGGTCGGCGTCGGCGGTGGCCAGGAGCCGCGGAAGGCCCTGGGGAAGGACGGGCGTGTCGACCGTCAGGAGGGGCACGGATGTCTCCGGGTGGGGGGAAGCTCCGGGTTGGCAGGGAGGCGCACGAATTGGACCGGTCCCGTAGGGCACGGGACCGGTCCGTCGGTCACGCGTGTTTGGCGCTCGCCTTCCCCCGCAACGAAACCGTGCCCTTCTTGTGTACGACGACCTGCTTCACGACCATCCCTCTCTGGATACGGCGGAGCCCCGTCGACGCGGAACGCCCGGTCGACTGCTCGGTCGGGGCCCCCGCCCTGGTTCCGCCATAGATCAACAGAGAAGCACTATTGCGGCATTCGTCGTGGTTCTCTAAGTTCTGACCGCTTTCGGACAACTGTTACTAATTTGACGAAACCAAATGAAGAAGACCCCCTCAAATGAGGGGGTCCACAGGGTCCATGACTAGGGCAAAAGGTCCCGATCAAGCACTTCACCCATGCGCGGGACAGCCCGGCTCGCACCGCGCGGCGTGCCGGACGAGCAGCGTCGCGAGGACCCGCGCGGCGAAGGACAGCACGCCCCTGACGAGCGGGCCCGTGCCCGGGATGTACGGCGCCCCCTGGCCGTTCCACTCCACGAGCGTCCCGTCGCCCTTCGGGGTGAGCCGGACATCGGCCCGATAGCCCTTGATGGGCCGGGGGAAGAGCATGACGTACGCGTAGTGCTCATCTTGTGTGTAAGCCACACATTGCTCGCGCACCGGGAAAATGGCGCGGACCGCGCCGACCCCGTCGGGCTCCGGCGCCCCGTCGACGGCCCGGCGGGCCTTGGTCGGCAGGCGCATCCACACCGGCCAGGCCTCGGCGATCGCGAGGTGCCGGAAGACGCGGTCCGGTGCCGCCGCCGTCAGGGCGGAGAAAGTCGCGTTCTGGAGCATGCGCCGACTGTAAGGCTCTGCTTACGATGCCGACAAGAGGCCCCTCTGTCGGCGGTCGGCCATACACTCGAAGGTGATGTCGACTGCAACCTCGAACCCTCTCCTTGACGGGCTGAACCCGCCGCAGCGCGCCGCCGTGGTCCACGCCGGCGGTCCGCTGCTCATCGTCGCGGGCGCCGGATCCGGCAAGACCAGGGTCCTCACGCACCGGATCGCCCATCTCCTGTCGGAGCGGGACGTCCACCCCGGCCAGATTCTGGCGATCACGTTCACCAACAAGGCGGCCGGGGAGATGAAGGAGCGCATCGACGCCCTGGTCGGCCCCCGCTCGCGCGCCATGTGGGTGATGACCTTCCACTCCGCCTGCGTGCGCATCCTGCGCCGCGAAGCCTCCCGACTGGGCTACCCCAGCTCGTTCTCCATCTACGACCAGGCCGACTCCCAGCGGCTGATGGCCCTGGTCTGCCGCGAGCTGGACCTCGACCCCAAGCGCTACCCGCCCAAGTCGTTCTCCGCGCAGGTCTCCAACCTCAAGAACGAGCTCATCGACTATGAGACGTTCAAGGCGCGGGCCACCACGCACATGGACCAGACCCTGGCCGAGGCGTACGAGATGTACCAGGCCCGCCTCCTCCAGGCGGGCGCCATGGACTTCGACGACCTCATCATGACCACGGTCAACCTGCTGGAGATCTTCCCGGACGTCGCCGAGCACTACCGGCGGCGGTTCCGGCACATCCTCGTCGACGAGTACCAGGACACCAACCACGCCCAGTACGAACTCGTCAGGCGCCTCGCCGCGCCCGTCGAGGACCTCGGCCCGGCCGAGCTGTGCGTGGTCGGCGACGCCGACCAGTCGATCTACGCCTTCCGGGGCGCGACGATCCGCAACATCCTGGAGTTCGAGCGCGACTACCCGGACGCGACCACGATCCTGCTGGAGCAGAACTACCGCTCCACCCAGACGATCCTGTCGGCCGCCAACGCGGTCATCGAGCGCAACGGCGACCGCAAGCCCAAGCGCCTCTGGTCCGACCAGGGCGAGGGCGAGAAGATCACCAGCTACGCGGCCTCCAACGAGCACGACGAGGCCGCGTTCGTCGCGAACGAGATCGACAGGCTCGGCGACGAGTTCGCCGTGAAGCCCGGCGACGTGGCGGTCTTCTACCGGACCAACGCCCAGTCCCGGGTGTTCGAAGAGGTCTTCATCCGGGTCGGCCTGCCCTACAAGGTCGTCGGCGGCGTCCGGTTCTACGAGCGCAAGGAGATCCGGGACCTCCTGGCCTACCTCCGGGTGCTGGCCAACCCCGAGGACACCGTCTCGCTGCGCCGGATCATCAACGTGCCCAAGCGCGGCATCGGCGACCGCGCCGAAGCCTGTGTCGAGGTGCACGCGGCCCGGTCGCGGATCTCGTTCTGGCAGGCGCTGCGCGAGGCCAAGACCGTCCCGGGCCTGGCCACCCGCTCCCTCAACGCGATCAACGAGTTCGTCGCGCTGCTGGACGAGCTCCAGGCCATGGTCGCCGGGCACGGCCCCGCCGAGATCGTCCAGGCGGTGCTGGACAAGACCGGCTACCTGGCCGAGCTGCGGGCGTCCAAGGACCCGCAGGACGAGACCCGCGTCGAGAACCTCCAGGAGCTGGAGAACGTCGCGCGGGAGTTCGAGGACCTGTTCGCCGAGGGCGACGCCGACCGCGAGGAGGCCGACGCCCAGCCGCCGAACCAGCTGACCGCGTTCCTGGAGCGGGTCTCGCTGGTCGCCGACTCCGACCAGATCCCCGACGACGGCGCGGGCGTGGTCACCCTGATGACCCTGCACACCGCCAAGGGCCTGGAGTTCCCCGTGGTGTTCCTCACCGGCATGGAGGACGGCGTGTTCCCGCACCTGCGGGCGCTCGGCAACCCCAAGGAGCTGGAGGAGGAGCGCCGCCTGGCCTACGTCGGCATCACCCGGGCGCGGGAGCGGCTGCACGTCTCCCGGGCGCAGATGCGCTCGTCGTGGGGCGCGCCGCAGTCGAACCCGGTCTCGCGGTTCCTCAAGGAGATCCCGCCGACCCTGCTCGTCGAGAAGGCCGCGGAGCCGATCACGGCGCCCGCGCTGGCGTCGGCGGCCTCCCGCGCGGGGGCGCGCTCGCCCGGCAACCGCGCGGTGCCGAACCTCGCCGTCGGCGACCGCGTCACGCACGACAAGTACGGGCTCGGCACCGTCGTGGCGGTGGACGGCGTCGGCGACAAGGCCGCGGCGTCCGTCGACTTCGGCAGCGGCGAAGGGGTCAAGCACCTCGTGCTGCGCTGGGCCCCGATCGAGAAGCTGTAACGCCTCAGCCGCAGGTGGTCGCGAGGGAGTCCGGCTCGGCCGGCTCCGTCGCGGTCGCCTCGGCGGCCGGGGTCTCCGGCGCGGTCGTCGCGGCGGCCGGGCCGACCACCGCGGTCGGCTTCTTGGCCGGGGCCGGCTTGGCGGCCAGGGTCTCGGTGACCTTGGCGCGGATCAGCTCCCAGTCCGGGTAGGCGGTGCTGATCAGCGGCGGGACGAACTGGACGCTCCGCACGTCCTTGCCGCGGATCTTCTTCGACAGCCTGATCAGCCCGGGCAGCGCGTTGGACGGCAGGTCGGTGGAGACCGCTCGCTTGGCGGCGCCCGCGATGCCGTGGAACCTGGTGAGCAGCGTGCCCGGGTCGGCCTGCTGGGACAGCGCGTAGAGCAGGCACTTCTGCCGGCCCATCCGGTTGTAGTCGTCGCTGTTGGTGCGGGTCCTGCCGAACCACAGGGCCTGCTCGCCGGTGAGGATCTGGTCGCCCGCCGGGATGCGGCCCTGGCTCTGCTTGCCGTAGACCAGCTCCTCGGCAACGTTGATCCGGACCCCGCCGACGGCGTCGACGAGCTGGGCGAACCCGGCCATGTCCACCATCACGTAGTAGTCCACCTGGAGGCCGAGGACGCCCCCGACGGTGTCCTTGAGCAGGTCGGGGCCGCGTTTCCCGTCCGCGACGCCCGGGACGATGTCCGGGTGGTCCTCGGCCCACTGGAAGACCTCGTTGAGCAGGCCGGGGCTGCCCGCCCCGTCGCCCTGGAAGCCGTCGGGGAAGGCCGCCTGCGACACCGGGGTCGGCATCGGCACGTCCTCGAGGTTGCGCGGGAGGCTGAACAGCGTCGTGGTGCCCTTGCGGGTGTCGATGCTGGCGACCGTCATGCTGTCGGTCCGCACCCCCGGCCGGTTGGGCGCGGCGTCGGCGCCGATGAGCAGCAGGTTGATCCGGTCCACCCCGTTGAACGGGTTCTTCTTGGTGCCCTTGGCGAAGACGTCGTTGACGAGGTCCTGGGAGACCCGGGTCAGCTCGACCGCGTAGGCCAGCGGAGCGGCGACGGCGAGGCACAGCACGATGACGAACCCGACGAGCACGGGACGGCCCGTCGACACCAGCTGGTAGGAGCGCACGATCACCGCCGCCCAGATCGCGCCGGTCGCGACGATGCCGACCCGCAGCACGTTCAGCCACTGCGGCTGGACGAACCACTCGGTCGCGTCGTCGGCGAGCGGCCCGACCAGCACGAGCACGCCGACGGCCAGGGCGACCTGGAGCGCCAGCAGCAGCGCGCCGACCACCCGCCGCCCGGTCAGGAAATGGGCGGTGCCCCACGCCGCGGCGGAGGCCAGGGTGATCCAGATCGTGCGCTTCATCCCCGCCAAGATACCTTCGCCATCGGTCACGCTCCCGAACAGTAGATCAATAATGAAGACGTCTGACGGGGACGAAATGTTTGCCTTTCGGCCGAACCGCCCGATCTTCGTTCCCGAGCGTGAACCCCCGCGGCGGCTTCTGGAGAGAACATGACGTGACAGTTCTCCGAACACCTCCCGAGTCCCAGGACCCGGCCGAGCCGCCCCCCGAAGCGGCCGGTCCCCCGCGATCCGCACCGGCGGACCCGGCCATGTCCGACGCCGCCCTCATCGTCGCCTCCGCGGACCGACCCGAGCTGTTCTCCGGTCTCTTCGCCCGGCATGCCAACACCCTCTACCGGCACGTATCCCGACGAATCGGTCCGGAAGCCGCCGAGGACGTCGTCGCCGAAACCTTCCTGACCGCCTTCCGGAAACGGGCACGGTACAACTCCGCCTACCCCGACGCGCGGCCCTGGCTGTACGGGATCGCGACCCGGCTCGTGGCCCGCCACCGGCGCGACGAGATCACCCGATACCGGGCACTGGCCCGCACCCACGCGGAGTTCTCCGCGCCCGCCGACGACGAGCGCGTGGTGATGGATCTCACAGCCACCGCGGCCGGATCGGCGCTCGCCGCGGCCCTCGCCGGACTCGCCACCGGCGACCGCGACGTCCTCCTGCTCGTCGCCTGGGCCGACCTCACCTACGAGGAGACCGCCCGCGCCCTCGGCATCCCCGTCGGCACCGTCAGGTCCCGGCTGAACCGGGCCCGCCGCAAGACCCGCGCCGCCCTCGGCGGCAACCCCCTGACCGACCCGGACGAGGAGTGATCCCGATGGACGACCTGAAGCACCTGCGCGACCTCGGCCGCAGCCTCGAACACACCCCGCCGCCCCTGTCCGCCCCCGAGTTCACCGGCCGCGTCCGCCGCCTCCCGTCCCCGCGCGGCTGGCCCGCCCTGGCCGTCGCCGCCGCCGCGACCGCCGCGATCATCACCGTTCCGACCGTCCTCTGGTCCGGCGGCGAAGGCGCGAGCAGCCCGCCGGCCTCCGCTCCGTCCGCGAACCCGGCGGTCACGGCCACGACCGCCGAGACCGACGACATGACCGCCGTGCCGGTGCCCTCCGAGATCCACGACCTCTTGGAAGCGGCGACGGACCCGGCCTCCTGGCCCGCCGAGAAGTCCGCGAAGGGCCCGCTCACCGTCACCTACGCGCAGACCGCGGACGGCTGCGTCCTGGGCTCGCCCCCCGACCCCACCGGCAAGCTCTGCGACTCCTCCGACGCCGCCCTGCCGTCCCCGAAGGACCCCTCAGGGGTCTGGGTCGTGCGGAAGGGACCTCAGCGCGCGGCGCCGGAATTCGAGGGCAAGGGGGACGGGACCTCGGTGGAGGACGTCATCGAGGAGCTCAAGGAACTGGCGATCGACATCGAGAAGGGGGGATCCGGGAAGGACGGGCTCGTCGAAGTGCAGTTCCGCAGGATCCAGCAGATCCTCGCCGCGACCCTGCGCCCGGAGGAAGGCCGCCGCAAGCTCATCGACGCGCTCGGCGCCCTGCCCGGCGTCAAGACCACCGAGAACGCGACCGACTGGATCGGCCGCTCCGCGACGTCGTTCGGGATCGACGGGTCCGACGGGGTGCTGCGGGAGATCTTCGTCGACCCGGAGACCGCCCATTACCTCGGCCTCCGCGAGACGAAGGGGCAGAAGGTGACGGACGGCTCGGCCGTCCTCGACCTGGCTCCCCCCGCGTAGCCGGGGCGGTCAGACGAGGCGGCGGGCGGCGGCCCAGCGGCTCAGCTCGTGCCGGTTGGAGAGCTGGAGCTTGCGCAGCACACTGCTGACGTGCGTCTCGACGGTCTTCACCGAGATGAACAGCTCCTTGGCGATCTCCTTGTAGGCGTAGCCGCGCGCGATGAGGCGCAGCACCTCGCGCTCGCGCGCGGTGAGCTGGTCGAGTTCGGGATCGGCAGCGGGGGCGTCGGTCGCACTGAACGCGTCAAGGACGAATCCCGCCAGGCGGGGGGAGAACACCGCGTCTCCCTCCGCCACCCGGCCGATCGCGGCGGTCAGCTCGGGGCCGGAGATGGTCTTGGTCACATAGCCGCGCGCCCCGCCCCGGACGACCCCGATGACGTCCTCGGCCGCGTCCGACACCGACAGCGCGAGGAACCTGGTGGTCTTGGACGGCAGGACCCGGCGCAGCACCTCGACCCCGCCGCCGCCCGGCAGATGGACGTCCAGGAGCACCACCTCGGGCAAGGTCGCCGCGATCACCGAGACGGCCGAGTCGACGTCGGCGGCCTCGCCGACGACCTCGATCTCCGGACCCAGTTCGGCGCGGACCCCGGTCCGGAACATCTGGTGGTCGTCCACCAGCACCACACGCGTCACTTCTTCAGCTCCAACCTGATCTCGGTGCCATCACCGGGGGCGCTGCGCACCCGGGCGGTACCGCCGTGCCGTTCCATCCGGCCGATGATCGAACCCCGCACGCCCATTCTGTCGGCCGGGACCCCTTCGAGGTCGAACCCCTTGCCCCGATCCCTGACGAAGATCTCCAGATCGTCGCCGGAGACCTCGGCGTAGACCGAGACGTTGGGGGCGCCGGAGTACTTGGCGGCGTTGACCATCGCCTCGCGGGCCGCCTGGATCATCGCGCCGATCCGGTCGTCGAGCGGGCAGTCGCCGACGCAGACCACCTCGATCGGGACGCCGTGCAGGTCCTCCACCTCGGCGGTCGTCTCCTGGACGGCCGCCGCGAACATCCGGGACGAGTCGGATTTGGGCTGGTACAGCCAGGCGCGCAGGTCGCGCTCCTGGGACCTGGCGAGCCGCGCGACCTCCTTCGGGTCGTGCGCGTTGCGCTGGATGAGGGTCAGGGTGTGCAGCACCGAGTCGTGGATGTGCGCCGCCACCTCGGCCCGCTCCTGCGACCTGACGCGTTCGGCGCGCTCCGCGTCGAGTTCCTGCCAGAGCTTCACCAGCCAGGGGGTGATCACGACGGTCACCCCGGTGAGGATGATCGCGGTGGCCAGCAGCACCTGCGGGATGTCCTGCGGGGACACCCGCTGCGCGAAGAACCCGCCGATCCCCGCCGTCACCAGCAGCGCGCCGAGGAGGCTGCGCCACCACATGCCCTGCGGCAGCGAGACGAAGCGCTCGCGCTGGTCGCGCCCCGCCTGCTGCCAGAGGATCACCGCGCCGATCCCGACGACCAGGACCGGCCACAGGGCGATCTGGGCCAGCCCCGACACCCCCGTCAGCAGCGAAAGGCCGCCGCCGAGGAGCGCGTAGGCGAGCAGCTGCGCCGGATCGCGCCTGCGCCGCTCCTCGTCGCGCGCGGGGGTGAGAATCCAGAACGCGGCATAGGCCGCGATCCCGTACACCCCCGCCGCGCCCAGCACCACGAACGCCAGCCGCACGACAACGGGCTCCAGCCCGAACTGCCCGGCCAGCCCCGCGCACACGCCGGCGAGCAACCTGCCGTCCCGGCGGCGCTCCAGCCGGACGATGCCCTCTGACCCCATCCCCCGATTCCACACCCTCCACGGCCCGCGCGCATCGGGGAACCACCCCCATTCCCTCTCAGGGTCGCGTCAGGGTGGCCCGGAGCCTCCTGATAGCTTCGCCGGGCCAGTCGCGCCCGTTCTGCACGGGCCAGGGAATCCGGTGCGAATCCGGAGCTGACGCGCAGCGGTGAGGGTGACGGGCACGGCATCAGGCCACTGGGGAGCGATCCCCGGGAAGGCGCCGTGTCCGGCGGAACCCGAGTCCGAAGACCTGCTGGCGGCCTCCTCCGGGAGGCGTCCCCCGTACGGACGGGCTCCGCGCTTGAGCCCTCGACGCCAGAAGGATCACCGTGCCCTTCGCACGCCCCACCGCCTGCCTCGCCCTGCTCGCCGTCCTCGCCGCGGGCTGCGCCGTCGATTCCGGAAAGGCGGAGACCACCGCGTCCGGGCCGTCCGGCTACCCGCTCACCCTGGACAACTGCGGGGCGAAGACGACCGTCGAGGCCGCGCCGCGGCAGGCCGTCTCGCTCAACCAGGGCGTCACCGAGATCCTGCTGTCCCTCGGCCTCGCCGACCGGCTCGCCGGGACGGCGACCTGGACCGACCCACTGCCGGAAAGCCTCACCGGGGCCGACGCAGGCGTGCCGCGCCTCGCCGAGAACGCCCCGTCGTTCGAACGCGTCCTGGCCGCCGAGCCCGACTTCGTCGCCGCGTCCTTCGCCTCCACGCTCGGCACGGGCGGCGTCGCGGAACGGGACAGGTTCGAGCAGCTGGGCGTGCCGACCTACCTGTCGCCGTCGGACTGCGTCGGCAAGGACAACGGCGGCACCGGAGACGGGTCCCGCACCACCCCGCTGACCATGGACGCGATCTACGGCGAGATCCGCGACCTCGCCCGGATCTTCGGCGTCCCCGAGCGCGGCGAGGACCTCGTCGCCTCGCTCCGGGGCCGCCTCGAGGCCGCCGCGGACAGTGCCACCGGCGCGGACGTGTCGGTCATGTACTGGTTCGCCAACGCCGAGGCACCGTATCTCGCGGGCTGCTGCGGCGCGCCCGGCGTCATCACGAACGAGCTCGGGCTGCGGAACGTGTTCGACGACACCACCGACGAGTGGCCGCAGATCAACTGGGAGACCGTCGCGGAACGCGACCCGGACGTCCTGGTCATCGGCGACCTCACCCGGAGATCACAGACCGCCGAGACCGCGGCCAAGAAGATCGGGTTCCTTGAGGGCCACCCCGTCACGCGGGAGATGACGGCGGTCAAGAACCAGCGGTACGTGCTGCTCAGCGGGCAGGCGATGAACCCGACGATCCGGACGGTCGAAGGCGTCGAGCTCGTCGCCGAGGCGCTGCGCCGCTTCGGGCTCGCCGGGTGAGAGCCGCGCCGCGCGGACCCCTGCTGTGGACGGCGGGGGCCGTCGCCCTCGCCGTCTCGGTGGCGATCGCGATCACCATCGGCCCCGCCGACCTCACGGTGCCCGAGGTCGGGCGGGTCGTCGCGGCCCATCTCGGCTTCGGCGCGGCCGACCTCACGCCGATCCGGGACGGCATCGTGTGGGAGCTGCGCCTGCCCCGGACGCTCCTGGCCGCCGTCTGCGGGGCGGGCCTCGCGGTGTGCGGCGCGGTCATGCAGTCGCTGCTGCGCAACCCGCTGGCCGACCCGTTCGTCCTCGGCGTCTCCTCGGGCGCCTCGACGGGGGCCGTCCTCGTCGTCGTGCTCGGATTCGGCGGCGGCGTGCTGTCGGTCTCCGGAGGCGCGTTCGCGGGCGCGATCCTCTCGTTCGGGCTCGTCCTGCTGCTGGGCCTGCGGGTCGGCGGCAGCACCGACCGGGTGGTGCTCTCCGGCGTCGCCGCGATGCAGCTGTTCTCCGCGCTCACCTCGTTCATCGTCCTGACCTCGGCCGACGCCGAGACCACCCGCGGCGTCCTGTTCTGGCTCCTCGGCTCCCTCAGCGGCGCGACCTGGACCGACGTCCGGGTCTGCGCGGCGGTCCTCGCGGTCGTCCTCTTGATCTGTCTGAGCAACGCGCGCGACCTGGACGCCTTCGCGTTCGGCCAGGACGCCGCCGTGGCCCTGGGCGTCCGGGTCGCGCGGACCCGGATCGTGCTGCTGTGCGCGACGGCGCTGCTCACCGCGGCCCTCGTCAGCGCGGCGGGCGCGATCGGGTTCGTCGGCCTGGTCCTTCCGCACGCGACCCGCGCGCTCACCGGGCCCGGGCACCTCCGGCTGCTGCCCGTCAGCGCCCTGACCGGGGCGATCTTCCTGGTCTGGGTGGACACCGCGGCCCGGACCGCCTTGGACCCGCAGGAGGTGCCCGTCGGGGTGGTCACCTCGCTGATCGGGGTCCCGGCGTTCGTGATCATCCTGCACCGCACCTCGCGGCGCGGGGCCCGGTGACGTCCCGGGAATCAGGGTCGGGTCAGGGCTGTCCCGGATACCGCGGCGGGAAGGGGCAGGGGACCATGGGGGCATGACGACCGACAGGCTGGCCCGGGGGGCCGACGGACGCCTCGTCGCCGGGGTGTGCGCCGGGCTCGGCGGGTACACGCGGATCGACCCCCTGGTGTTCCGGATCGGGTGGGGGGTGCTGGTCTTCGTCACGTGGACCGCGATCCCGCTGTACATCCTCGCGGCGGTCCTGATGGCCGAGCCCGATGGCGGTCCGGGACTCGTCGAACGCAGTGCCCGGCGCGTCATGACCGGGTCCGCGGTGCTCTCGCTGCTCGGCGTGGCGCTCGCGGGCGGGGTCGTGCTCGACATCGTGCTCAGCGGGGCGACCGGCGGGCTCGACGCGGGCGTGCTCGGGGCGCTGATGATCGTGCTGCTCATCGGGATGATCGCGCAGACCCGGGGGGTCGACCTCGTCGAAGCGGCGCGGACCCTGCCCGACGGGCTGCGCGGGGAGCCCTTGGGCCCGGAGCCCGCCAAGGCGTCCGGCGCCGCCGGCGTCACGGGCGGCCCGCGCCCCGCCGCGCAGGCGGAGTGGATCGACCTCGCGACGCTGCGGCCCATCCCCGCCCGGCCGCTCGGCGGGATCGGCGTCGACCTGAGCGCGCCCGCCGCGGCCCCGGGAGCCGTTCCCGGGGCCGCGGTCCCGCCCCCCGGAGAGGTCAAGCGGCCCGCAGGAGCCACCTCGCCCTGCGGCCCGCGCAAGCGCGGCGGCAAGTGGCTGACCCTGACCACCCTGGTCCTCGCGGGGGCGGCGGCGGCCGCGGTCGGGAACAACGCCGGCCTCAGCCAGGACCACCTCCAGCAGCTCGCGCTGAGCGCCGCGCTCGCCGTCGTCGGCCTCGGCCTGGTCACCGGGACCTGGTTCGGCAGGCCGCGCGGGCTCGTCGGGGTCGGCGCCCTGCTGTCGCTGGCGCTGCTCACCAGCACCGCGACCACCGAACTCCCGGCCGGCAGCCGCTTCGGCGACGTCGAGTGGCGGCCCGTCGACCCGGGATCCACCCAGCCGTACCGGATCGTCGCGGGCACCGGAAAGCTCGACCTCACCACGCTCGCGCTGACCCCGGGCGCCCGCTACCGGGTCGACGCGCGGCTCGGCCTCGGCGGCATCCGGATCGTGCTGCCCGCGCACGCCCGGGTCGAACTCCACGCCGCGACGGGCCTCGGCGACATCACCGTCGACAAGAAGATCAACAGCGGTCCGCGGGTCAAGGTCGACCAGGTGCTCGACGGGTCGGGCCAGAACCCGCCGACGCTCGAGGTGCACGTCAAGGGCATCGTCGGCGATGTGGAGGTGGTGCGCGGTGGCGCATAAGACCGATCCGGGAGCCTTCGTCGGCGGGGTGTTCTTCCTCATCGTCGCCGCGCTGTTCGGCGGGGCCGCGCTGTCCTGGGTGGACCTCGCGCCGATGCGGTACCTGCTGCCCGCGCTGGCGGTCGGTTACGCGGTGGTGCTGCTGGTCCGCGGGCTCAGCCGCGGCCGCCGCGAAGATCGGGCGTAGCGGTCAGGCGTAGGCGTGCAGGGTGACGGCGTAGCCCTCACCCGGGTTGACGACCTCGTGCATCCGGTCGCCCGCCTGCACCCGGACCCGGTTGGCGCGCAGCGGCCGGGCCGTCGCGCCGTCGTCGCCGACGACGACCTCGGCGAGCTCGCCCGCGATCACCGCCATGACCTGGAGGTGGCCGCCGTGGTCGTGCGCGGACAGCCGGAAGCCGGGCGGCCAGATGATCAGGGTGAGCCCGTCCTCGAGTTCGACCCGGATCCGCTCGCCGGGCACGAAGGTGACCAGGTGCCACCAGGCGTCGGGGCGGGCCGCGGCCTGACTGACACGCCAGGCGAGCTGGCCGACGGTCGGCGGGGCATCGGGGTTCACCGGGGCGATCGGAGCCATGGTGATGTCAGGAAAAGTCTCGGCCTTCAACGAAGATCCTTCGGGTGGTCGACTGACGGGGCGGAATACGCGGGTCAGCGACAACAACACGAGAAGGCGGAGAACATGGGGCAACTGTACCCGGCATCGCGGCCCGCGTCATGCGATCTCCCGCACATCCGGCCGTGGCGGCCTCCTCCGGGGCGGTCCCTGTGACAGCCGATCCCCCAGCGCCGTAGGGTTTCGCGCGAGAGCAGGGAGGTCCCATGGAATTCGCCACCGAGTTCGCGCTCACCGCCGACGCCGAGACCGCCTGGCGCGCCCTTCTCGACGTCCCGCGGATGGCCCCGCTGATGCCGGGCGTCGTGCTGGACGACACGGCGGACGCCGAGCACCGCGGCAGGGTCAAGATCAAGTTCGGCGCGACCACGATCACCTTCAAGGGCACGGTCCGCACCGCGGTCGTCGACGATCTCACCCGCACCGCGATCCTCGAGGCCACCGCCCGCGAGGCCCGCGGCCCCGGCACCGCGGAGGCCACCTTCCAGGCCACGGTCCTGCCCGCCCCCACCGGCTCCCGCGTCCTCCTCAACACCCGCGCCACCCTCACCGGCCGCGCCGCCACCATCCCCGCCCCCCTGCTCACCGAGACCTGCGCCAAACTCCTCACCCGCTTCGCCGCGGCCC harbors:
- a CDS encoding cysteine dioxygenase, producing the protein MKAETFPDITMAPIAPVNPDAPPTVGQLAWRVSQAAARPDAWWHLVTFVPGERIRVELEDGLTLIIWPPGFRLSAHDHGGHLQVMAVIAGELAEVVVGDDGATARPLRANRVRVQAGDRMHEVVNPGEGYAVTLHAYA
- a CDS encoding PspC domain-containing protein; the protein is MTTDRLARGADGRLVAGVCAGLGGYTRIDPLVFRIGWGVLVFVTWTAIPLYILAAVLMAEPDGGPGLVERSARRVMTGSAVLSLLGVALAGGVVLDIVLSGATGGLDAGVLGALMIVLLIGMIAQTRGVDLVEAARTLPDGLRGEPLGPEPAKASGAAGVTGGPRPAAQAEWIDLATLRPIPARPLGGIGVDLSAPAAAPGAVPGAAVPPPGEVKRPAGATSPCGPRKRGGKWLTLTTLVLAGAAAAAVGNNAGLSQDHLQQLALSAALAVVGLGLVTGTWFGRPRGLVGVGALLSLALLTSTATTELPAGSRFGDVEWRPVDPGSTQPYRIVAGTGKLDLTTLALTPGARYRVDARLGLGGIRIVLPAHARVELHAATGLGDITVDKKINSGPRVKVDQVLDGSGQNPPTLEVHVKGIVGDVEVVRGGA
- a CDS encoding ABC transporter substrate-binding protein; this encodes MPFARPTACLALLAVLAAGCAVDSGKAETTASGPSGYPLTLDNCGAKTTVEAAPRQAVSLNQGVTEILLSLGLADRLAGTATWTDPLPESLTGADAGVPRLAENAPSFERVLAAEPDFVAASFASTLGTGGVAERDRFEQLGVPTYLSPSDCVGKDNGGTGDGSRTTPLTMDAIYGEIRDLARIFGVPERGEDLVASLRGRLEAAADSATGADVSVMYWFANAEAPYLAGCCGAPGVITNELGLRNVFDDTTDEWPQINWETVAERDPDVLVIGDLTRRSQTAETAAKKIGFLEGHPVTREMTAVKNQRYVLLSGQAMNPTIRTVEGVELVAEALRRFGLAG
- a CDS encoding FecCD family ABC transporter permease; amino-acid sequence: MRAAPRGPLLWTAGAVALAVSVAIAITIGPADLTVPEVGRVVAAHLGFGAADLTPIRDGIVWELRLPRTLLAAVCGAGLAVCGAVMQSLLRNPLADPFVLGVSSGASTGAVLVVVLGFGGGVLSVSGGAFAGAILSFGLVLLLGLRVGGSTDRVVLSGVAAMQLFSALTSFIVLTSADAETTRGVLFWLLGSLSGATWTDVRVCAAVLAVVLLICLSNARDLDAFAFGQDAAVALGVRVARTRIVLLCATALLTAALVSAAGAIGFVGLVLPHATRALTGPGHLRLLPVSALTGAIFLVWVDTAARTALDPQEVPVGVVTSLIGVPAFVIILHRTSRRGAR